A stretch of DNA from Streptomyces xanthii:
GCGTAGGCGAGGCCGTCGCCCAGCCCCTGTGCGATCTGCTGACGCTCCTGCTGAGTGAGCCTGCCGCCCGGCATCGCGGCCTCCTTCGTGGTCGTCGGTGCTGCCCGCGCGCTGTCCGCGGACGCCACCTTAGCGTTCACCGTCATTCCATTGCAACGCAATACCGTGCGACGCGTTGCGTTCCCCGCAGAACCATTGCAATGAAATCCTGCTATCCACCTGGAGTTACTGGGTTTTGACGCAACAACGTTGTTGCCAGCATCGTGAATGCAACGTAGCGTTTTCGATGTCAGAAACACACGGGACACCCACCGCAGGAGTGAGTCACATGCAGAAGTTCGACACCCCGAACCCCGTCCACACCACCCTCGCCGTCCCCGCCGGCCGCCTGCAGCTCATCGCCGCGGACCGCGCCGACACCGTCGTCGAGGTCCGCCCCGCCGACCCGTCCAAGGGCCGCGACGTGAAGGCCGCAGAGGAGATCGAGGTCGGCTACGCGGACGGCGCCCTGCGCATCGCCGCCCGCGACCCGAAGAACCGCCTCTTCGGCCCGTCCGGCGCCGTCGAGATCACCGTCCAGCTCCCCGCCGGCTCGCCGGTCGTCATCGACGCCGCCGACGCGGACGTCCGGGGTGTCGGCCGGCTCGGCGACCTCGCGATCGAGGCCGCCCGCGCCACGGTCAAGGTCGACGAGAGCAGCGCCGCCCGGGTCACCGTCGCCGCCGGCGACATCACCCTCGGCCGCCTCACCGGCCCCGCCCACGTCCGTACGCAGAAGGGCGACATCACCGTCACCGAGGCCGCCCGCGGCGACCTCGACCTGAAAACCGAGATGGGCGACATCACCGTCGACACCGCCCAGGGCAGCAACGCCACGCTCGACGCCGGCACCTCCTACGGCCGCGTCGCCAACTCCCTCGTCCACGACGGCGGCACCCCCGACGTCACCATCCGCGCCACCACCTCGCACGGCGACATCACCGCCCGCGCCCTCTGAGACCCTCACCCACCCAAGGAGCGAACCGCCATGACCGACCTGGCCATCTCGGCGACCGGACTGCGCAAGGCCTACGGAGACAAGACCGTGCTCGACGGCGTCGACCTGGCCGTCCCGCGGGGATCGGTCTTCGCCCTGCTCGGCCCCAACGGCGCCGGCAAGACCACCACCGTCAAGATCCTCTCCACCCTCGTCTCCGCGGACCCGGGCAGCGGCCCGGTCCGCGTCGGCGGCCACGACCTGGCCACCGCCCCGCAGGCGGTGCGCGCCGCGATCGGCGTGACCGGCCAGTTCTCCGCCGTCGACGGACTCATCACCGGCGAGGAGAACATGCTCCTCATGGCCGACCTGCAGCACCTCTCCAAGAGCGAGGGCCGCCGCGTCACCGCCGAACTCCTCGAACGCTTCGACCTCGTGGACGCCGCGAAGAAGCCCGCGTCCACCTACTCCGGCGGCATGAAGCGCCGCCTCGACATCGCCATGACGCTCGTCGGCGACCCGCGCATCATCTTCCTCGACGAGCCCACCACCGGACTCGACCCGCGCTCCCGCCACACCATGTGGGGCATCATCCGCGAGCTCGTGAACGGCGGCGTCACCGTCCTGCTCACCACCCAGTACCTGGAAGAGGCCGACGAACTCGCCGACCGCATCGCGGTGCTGCACGACGGCACGATCGCCGCCGAGGGCACCGCCGACGAGCTCAAGCGGCTCGTCCCCGGCGGCCACGTCCGGCTCCGCTTCACCGACCCGGCCGCCTACCGCAGCGCGGCCGACGCCCTCGCCGGCGCCGCGGCCGACGACGAGGCCCTCGCCCTGCAGGTCCCCAGCGACGGCAGCCAGCGCGCCCTGCGCTCCGTCCTCGACCGGCTCGACGCGGCCGGTGTCGAGGCCGACGAGCTGACCGTGCACACCCCCGACCTCGACGACGTCTTCTTCGCCCTCACCGGCGGCGGCGCCGGCGTCCCCGCCCAGCCCAAGCCCCAGACCAAGACCCTGACCCAGGAGGCCTGACATGAGCTCGTTCGCCCTCGCCGTACGTGACTCCTCGACGATGCTGCGCCGCAACCTCCTGCACGCCAGGCGCTACCCGTCGCTCACCCTGAACCTGCTGCTCACGCCGATCATGCTGCTCCTGCTGTTCGTCTACATCTTCGGCGACACCATGAGCGGCGGAGCCGGCCGCGACGCCTACATCGCGTACATCGTCCCCGGCATCCTGCTGATGACGATCGGCTCGACCACGATCGGTACCGCGGTCTCCGTCTCCAACGACATGACCGAGGGCATCATCGCCCGCTTCCGCACCATGGCCATCCACCGCGGCTCGGTCCTCATCGGGCACGTCATCGGCAGCGTCCTGCAGTCGGTGGCCAGTGTCGTCCTCGTCGGCGCCGTGGGCGTGGCCATCGGCTTCCGGTCCACGGACGCCACGCTCCTGGAGTGGCTCGCCGCCTTCGGCCTGCTCGTCCTGTTCTCGCTCGCGCTCACCTGGATCGCGGTCGGCATGGGTCTGATCAGCCCCAACGCGGAGGCCGCGAGCAACAACGCGATGCCGCTGATCCTGCTCCCGCTGCTGTCCAGCGCGTTCGTCCCGCTCGACTCGATGCCCGGCTGGTTCCAGCCGATCGCCGAGTACCAGCCGTTCACCCCGGCGATCGAGACGCTGCGCGGACTGCTGCAGGGCACGGAGATCGGGCACAACGGCTGGCTCGCCGTCGGCTGGTGCCTCGGCCTCGCGGTCCTCGGCTACTTCTGGTCCGCCGCCAAGTTCCAGGGCGAGCCCCAGCAGTGACCGGCCGGGCGTGCGCCTGCCGGGTGGGCGGCCGGCGCGGACCGTGTCCGGCGCGGCGGGCGGAGCGTTAGAGATGCATGATCACACCTCGACGCGCTCTCACCGCCGCCCTGCTCGCCGTCGGAGCCGGCGCCCTCGCCGCCCCGGCGGCGCAGGCCGCCCCGCTCACCGGCGTGGAGCCCATCTCCCCCATCGCCACCCTGGACCAGGTCTCCACCCTGGGCGTCCCGGCCGAGCACAAGGCCGAACTGCCCACCGCACGCGAGCAGCTGAGCGGCCTGAGCCACCTGAACGACCTGAACCAGCTCCACCAGGCCACCGACCTCGTGGCCCCCGTCACCAACCTGCTCCCCGCGGTCGGATAACTCCACAGGAAAGCCCGCGGGAACAGCACGACAGAGGGGCAGCCGCACCACAGCGGCTGCCCCTCAGGTGTGTCCGTACGCGGGACGTCAGTGGTTCGCGACGCCGTTGCCCGACAGGACCGGGATGTCGTCGACGATGTGCGACAGGGCCTCGTCGCCCTTGGCCTGCGTCGAGTTCTCCGTGCACTGCTGGTTCTGCGGCGAGGACAGGACGTTGATGTCCTGGACGGCGACCGGGACCAGGAGGCCGACGACCGAACCGACGTTGGCCTTCGCCGGGAGACCGATGCAGGGCTTGTTCAGGGACCCCTGGACCAGGCCGAGCTGCGGGCTCATGTCGCCCTCGGTCTCCGCGTTGCCGAAGGACTGCTCGGCGCCGTTGCCGGACAGCGACGTCGTGCCCGTGTCGTCACCGATGGCCATGGCCTGCGGGGCGGCCACCGCTGCCAGGCCGGCGACGGACGCCGCGATCGTGGCGGATGCCCACAGCTTCTTCATGTGCTTTCCCTTCAGAACGGTGAACCCTGATTGCGGGGTCCGGGCTGAACAACTCTGCAACGCCACGGGAGTTGCGCCCGGGAACCCGTTCGGCCTATCACCGTTCGAACACAGCGGTCCCCTGTCGCAGACCAGTGCCAGGTCAGCGCGGGCTCAGTCGCAGTCCAGGGTGTCGCCGTGCACGACCGTCTGGACCTTCATATCCGGCGGGTCCAGCGGCTGCGTCTGCGAATCGGCGGGCGTCAGCGGCCGGTCCTCGCGCATCGCCCGGAACTGCTCGCCGGCCCGCTCCTCGTCCCACCGCAGCGTGGATCCGGCGCCCTCGATCACCGGGTTGAACCCGGCGATGGGCACGGTCCCGAACTCCGTACGGGACAGCGGGACGCGGCGCAGGTCGCGGGCCAGGGACAGCAGCTGGTCCGGGCCGAAGCCCTGGTCGACGCGGGCGTCCGAGCCGAGCACCGTGGAGACGAGGTCCATCGCGCGGCCCGGGTCCGCGAGGGCGTCGCGCAGACCGGCGCCGCGCAGCGTGTTGACGAGGAAGCGGTGCTGGCGCTGGATGCGGCCCAGGTCGGCGGCGTTGTCGACGTGGCGCGAGCGCACGTACTGGAGCGCGGGCCCGCCGGCGAGGCGGTGGCGTCCGGGGGCGAGGTCGAGCTTGGTGGCGGAGTCGGTCAACTGCCGGGACGTGCAGACCTCCACGCCGCCGACCGCGTCGACGCTGTCCATGAAGCGCCGGAAATCGATCTGCAGGAAATGATCGATACGCACGCCGGTCATCGATTCGATGGTCCGCACGGCGAGCGCGGGACCGCCCTCGTGATAGGCCGCGTTGAGTTTCGCGGGATGGGTGCGCGCGGAGTCGGCGTCGGGAATGTCCGCGTAGGAGTCGCGGGGCAGGCTGACGACACTGATCCGGTCGTGGTCCCGGGAGACGTGGACGAGCATCATCACGTCGCTGCAGTCACAGGCCACGCCGCCCGCGTGGAACTGCTCCTTCTCGGCGCGGGAGATGGTGTCCCGGCCGTCGGTGCCCATGAGCAGGATCGTGGTGCCGGGGCCCGCCGCGGGCCGGTCCTTCAGCGTGCCGAACACGTCGACACGGGTGGGCAGGGCCGCCGCCACGGGGCCGGCCGCGGCCCCGGAGAAGGTCACCAGGCCCAGGGCGAGCGCCCCGAGCAGGAGGCCGCCGCGCCGGCCGCGCCGTCTTTCGTTCCGCTTCATTGCCGCTCCACCGGAGAAAAGGGGATGGAATGAGGGACGAGGGTAGGCGTATTCGTATTTCCGTCCGGGAATGTCACGCCGCGCGGACGAAAGGCAACCCTTTTGCCTCAGGCGGCGATTGAGAAAGGGCGCCGGGGAGGTAAGGGGACGGGGACGGTAAAGACCACCGGAGAGCGAGAGGCGATGGAATGGGAGAGTCGCACGAACGCTGGAGACACCGGGCGCTGATTCCGCCCAGCCGTCCGCCGTCGGACGCGGCCGAGAGCGAGCCGGTCTTCGCCCGGCTCATGGCGGAGTGGCGCGAGCGCGGCAGGACGCTGCCGAGCTGTTACGACGAGGAGTGGCGCCGGATCGCCGGCCGGGACTGCTGGCCGGACTCCTCGCCCTGAGGCGTCCGGGGCGGGAAACGGCGTCGGGCCGCCGGAAGACCGGCGGCCCGACCTGATCGGGGTGTGATCAGTGGTTGCCCGCACCGTTGCCGGACAGGACCGGGATGTCGTCCAGGATGTGCGAGAGAGCCTCGTCGCCCTTGGCCTGCGTCGAGTTCTCCGTGCACTGCTGGTTCTGCGGGGAGGACAGGACGTTGACGTCCTGGACCGAGATCGGCACGACGCCGAGGATCGAGCCGGCGTTGACCTTGGCGGGCAGGCCGATGCAGGGCTTGTTCAGCGAACCCTGGATGAGCGCCATCTGCGGGCTCATGTTGCCGTAGGTGGCCGAGTTGCCGTAGGCCTGCGAGGCGCCGTTGCCGGACAGCGACGTGGTGCCGCCGTCGTTGCCGATGGCCAGGGCCGACGGGGCGGCCGCGGCCGACATACCGATGACCGACGCGGTGAGGGCCGCAGCGGCGGCCGCCTTCTTCATCATGGTGAGGGGTTCCCCTTCATTCGCTTTTGCTGGGAGGCACTCGGGTCAACTCCGCAGCACGCGATCGGTTGCGCACATTCGGGCATTCGGGTGAATCGGGAGAACCTCTCGGCACCTCGGGCAGTTGTCCCGGTCGCAGCAACCGGTGCCTGTTGAAAAGGAACAGACAAATGCTCAAGAAGGTTATGGCCACCGCCGCCGTCGCGGTCTCCGTCGTCGGCGTCTCGGCCGCGGGCGCTACCCAGGCCCTCGCCATCGGCGACGACACGGGCACGACGTCGCTGTCCGGCAACGGCGCCTCGCAGTCCTTCGGCAACTCGGTGACCGAGGGCGACATGAGCCCGCAGCTCGGCCTGGTCCAGGGTTCGCTGAACAAGCCCTGTGTCGGCCTGCCGGTCAAGGGCAACGTCGGCTCGATCCTCGGCGTCGTCCCGATCGCGGTCCAGGACGTCAACGTCCTGTCGAACCCGCAGAACCAGCAGTGCACGGAGAACTCGACGCAGGCCAAGGGCGACGAGCCGCTGTCGCACATCCTCAGCGACATCCCGGTTCTCTCCGGCAACGGTGCGCACAACGGCTGATCCGTTCGACGCCCGGAAGGCCCGGGCCGCCCGTCTTCACGACGGGCGGCCCGGGCCTTCGTCGTGCGGAGCGGGGTGTGGGGAACGCCCCGGGGCGGCCGCAGCCGCCCGCCCAACGGCCGGCGGGCCGTCGGCTGGAGGCGGGCGGCTGCGGCCGGTCCCATGGAGCCGGTCCCAGTGGACCACCGGCACCACCGCGCGGCGCAGCCGGTTCACTCGTTCGCGCGAGCCGTCACCCCAAGGAGGTCGACGGCGTACGGATGCGCGGTGTACGGCTCCGACCTGCCAGGACGGACCCGTACGGCGTACTCCCGCCCCGTCCGGCCGTATCGCGCGGATCCCGGATGGCGCCCCGGGGGCACTCATGACTAAGTGTCAGGAATGCAGTGAGTGCACCACTGAGGAGCAGCCATGGCCCGACCACGCCGAGGGGCATACCGCGGAAGACTGCCGCTGATCGCGGCGGGGGCACTGGCCTCCCTGGTGTTCGCGGCCGGTGCGGTGGCCGCGCCGGGTGCGACCGGAGCGCCCCGGGACGAGCCGTCGCCGTCCGCCACGGCGACCCCGTCCGACTCACCCGCCCCGACCGACGCGCCGTCCGAGTCGCCGTCCGAGTCGCCCTCCGCCCCGGCCGGGAAGTACCCCGCGTTCGGCGCGTACCTGGACTACGGGCCGGACGGGGTGACCCGCATGGAGCAGCTGTCGCAGTGGCTCGGCGGGGCCGAGCTGCGGGTCGGGCACACGTATCTGCCCGGTGACCGGTGGAGCAACATCGAGGGCACGCCCACCTTCCTCGACGACTGGGCGAAGTGGCGGCAGCGGAGCGACGACCGGATCTTCGTGCTCAACGTGCCGATGCTGGAGCGCAACGAGGACCGGGTGCCGGACGCTCAGGTGCGGTCGCTGCTGCGGCGGGGCGCGGCGGGCGACTTCGACGCGCACTTCAAGGCGCTCGCCGAGCGGCTGGTCGAGCTGAAGATCCCGGACACCGTGCTCGTGCTCGGCTGGGAGATGAACGGCATCACGTACACCCACCGCTGCGGGCCCGACCCCGAGGCGTGGAAGGCGTACTGGAAGCGGATCGTCGGCGTGATGCGCTCGGTGCCGGGGCAGAAGTTCCGCTTCGACTTCACGCCGAGCCGGGGCCGGGACGCGGTGCCGTGGACTCAGTGCTACCCAGGGGACGACACCGTCGACATCATCGGGATGGACTCCTACGACCAGCCGCGCGGCATGGCCTTCGACGAGCAGGTCTCCGAGCCGTACGGGCTGCAGGCGCAGGTCGACTTCGCGAAGGAGCACGGCAAGCCCGTCTCGTACCCGGAGTGGGGGCTTTTCCGCAACGGGGACAACGCGGAGTACATGCGGCGGATGCTGGCCTGGATGGACGAGCACAAGCCGCTGTACAACACGCTGACCGACTACTGCCCGCACGGGGTGTGGCAGTGCTCGGACAATCCGCGGGCCTCCGAGGTGTACCGGGCCACGCTGAACGGCCGCGACACGGTGGGCAACCCCACCGCGCCGACGACGCCGCAGCCCCCGGTCACGCCGACGCTGCCGGCGACGCGGCCGCCGAACTGCACGCCGCTGGACCTCGGCGACTGGGTCGAGTACTGGATCGGCGGGACGCTGTGTCTGCGGCTCGACTGGTGGGAGCGGCTCCCGGACCGGAGCTAGGGCCTTTCTTTCGGATCAGGCTGGATCAGAGAGCGGGGCGTGGTGCGTGCAGCTGCAAGGCGGAGGAGGGCGACAACGCGATGGGGGTCCCCCCTGCTCGAGCGAAGCCGAGAGCTTGGGGGAGTTGGCAACCGACGACAACGCCGCAGATGCGCGTGCCACGCCCCGCGAGCCCAGCCGGATCCGAAAGAAAGGCCCTAGTCCGCGCGCTGTTCCCGGTCACCGGCCCGCCGCTGCCGCCAGGCACGGCGGGCCGCGCCGGCTGTGGAGCGGGCGCGGTCCTCGGCGAGCAGGACGGCGAGCTGCGGGGCGCTGGTGCGGCGGGCGAGCAGCAGGCGCTGGTTGACGGAGGGTTCGGGCCGCCAGTGGAGTTTGTACGGCTCGGTGCCGCGCAGCAGGCTCAGGACGCCGGGCGGGGCGCCGTCCTGGAGGTGCTCGGTGCAGGAGCGCAGCAGCATCGTGGCGACGTCGATCTTGCGTTCGCGCAGGCCGGGGTGGGCGCCGTAGAGGTAGCCGCCGGCCAGGCGCGGGGAGCGCAGGGTCAGGTCGGCGGCGACGACCTCGCCGTCGAGGGTGAACTCGGTGACGTGCGCGTCCCCGCTCTGCGCCATGAGCGTCACCGAGCGGACGAGGTGGTCGGCGAAGCGGGGCCGCAGGTGCTCGGTGGTCACCTTGCGCTGCTGCCACTGGAGGCGGTGCAGGTCGAGGAGGCGGCGGACCGATCCGGCGACCTCGTGCGGGGCGACGACCCGGCGTTCGACACCGGCCGCGTCGAGCTTGCGGAGCTTGGCGCGGGCGCGCTGGGCGCGGGGCCGGGGCAGCCGGCCGACCAGGTCGTCCATCGGCAGTGCGGGCAGGTCGAGGCAGGGCGAGTCGTCGAGGCGGCGGCGGGGGCCGGGCCAGCGCTCGTAGAGGGTCTCGGCGGCGGCGCCGGGGCGCACCTCGCGCAGGTCGACCGCGCTGGTCGCGGCGAGTTTCCACAGGGCGGCGGCGAGGTCGTCGAGGGCCTCGGGGCAGCTCGCGTCGGCGAGCACGTCGCCGTAGTCGGAGAGGGCGGCGCCGAGGGTGGTCAGGACGGGGGCCGGGCGCAGCCTGCGCAGCAGCGGCGCGGCGGCGACGAGGCGCCCTTCGCGGCGGACGAGGACGACGCGCAGGGCCCCCCGGCGGCCGTAGGAGAGCCACCAGGAGTGGAGCCAGGCGTGGGTCTGGAAGGGGGTGGCGGCCGGGGAGGCGCGGTGCAGGCGGGTCCATTCCTCGCGCAGGGCGCCGAACGCCTCGCCGCTCGTGCACAGGGTGACGTCCGCCATCAGGCGCCGCCCCGCACCGCCGCGCCGGCCGCGGGTGCCGGGGACGGGACCGTGGCGGCCGCGGGCTGTTCCTGCTCGCGGCGCGGGCGCAGCAGCAGGGCGAGGCCGCCGAGGAGGCCGCCGGCGCAGGTGCCGACGAGGGCGGTCAGGGCGGCGGACGGGGTGGAGGGTTCGGTGGGCTTCACGGCGCGGGTGAAGCGCAGGAGTTCGACGTGGGTGTCGTCCTTGGTGTGGGAGGCCTCGGTGGTCAGGGCGCGGGCGACCGCGTTGGCCATCTCCATCGCCTTGGCGGGGTCGGCGGAGGTCGCCGAGATGGACACCATGGGGGCGTCGGGCGAGGTCTCGGCACGCACGCTGGAGCGCAGCGTCGCGACCGGCACCCCGGCGGCGACCTGGGCGTCGCTGAGCACGGCCACCTGGGTGGCGACCTTTCCGTAGGCCTGGGCGAAGCCGACGGCGGACATCGGGTCGGCCTTCTCGGTCGGCACCGCGATGACGTAGCCGGTCGCCGTGTACTGGGGGGTGACGGCGAGGCCGTAGCCGCCGCCGGCGAGGGCGCCGAGGAGGATCCCGGCGGGCAGCGGCCACCAGCGCGGCACGGAGCGGGTGCGGCGGGCGGCGCGGTGGAACGGGGTGCGCGCGGTGTCGGTCATCGGGTGTTCACTCCTGGGGTGGGGGCGGCGCCCAGAGCGGCCTCGTAGACCCCGAGGTGGCGGGCGGCGCTGCGGGCGATGCTGTAGTGGAGGGCGGCCCGGGCGGGGGTGCGGGGGGCCGGCGGGCGGGTGCGGGCCGTCTCGGTCTCCCGGGCGAACGAGGCCGCCTCGCACGGGACACGGACGGTGTCGCCCGGCCGCCGGGCGCCGGGCAGGTCGTCGAGGGCCGGGCAGTGGACGTGGACGACGGGAAGGCCGGAGGCCTGGGCCTCGACGACGGCCAGGCCGAACGCCTCGTCGGTGGACGGGGAGGCGAGCAGGTCCATGGCGGAGAACAGGGCGGGCAGGTCGGGGCCGGCCGCGGCGGTGCGCGCGGTGTGCGGGCGTTCGCCGGTGAACACGACGCGGTCGCGGACCCCGGCGGCCCGCGCCGCCGCTTCGAGGGCGGTCTCCTCCGGTCCGGTTCCGACGAGCAACAGGCGTACGTCGTCCGGTAGTTGCGCAAGTGCTTCGATGAGTACGCCGAAGCGTTTACCGGGGACGAGGCGGCCGACGCCGCCGATGACGAAGGCGTCCGGCGGGAGGCCGTAGCGGGCGCGGGTCGTGGCGCGGGCTCCGGCGTCGAAGGCGAAGCGGTCCACGTCGACGCCGTTGGGGACGACGTGCACGCGGTGCGGGGCGACGCCCCAGCGGTGCAGCCGGCCCGCGACGGCCGGGGACACGGCGATGGTGGCGCGGCCGAGCCGCTCCCCCGCCAGGTACAGGGCGCGCACCCCCTGGGTGAGGGGGCGCCCCTCGATCTGGGTGTCGCCGAGGGAGTGTTCGGTGGCGACGATGCCGGGGACCCCGGCGAGCCGGGCGGCGATGCGGCCGTAGAGGCAGGCCCGGTAGAGGTGGGTGTGGACGATGTCGTAGCGGCCGGTGCGCACGAGGCGGGTGAGGCGGGGCAGGGCGCCGAGGTCGCGGTTGCCGGCCATGCGGAGGTCGGCGACGCGGACGCCGTCCTGGCGCAGGCCGTCGGCGACCTGGCCGGGGTTGGTGAGCGTGACGACGTCGTGGGTGCCGGGCAGATGGCGCAGCAGGAGGCGCAGTTGCTGTTCGGCGCCGCCCGCGCCGAGTCCGGTGATGACGTGCAGGGCCCTCATCGGCCGGCCTCCCCGTGCAGGGCTTCTCCGGTGGGCCAGGGGCGGCGGCGGATGGGGTGGACGCAGCGCTTGAGTTCGAGCCGCCAGGGTGTGTCGCGTTCGCCGACGAAGACGCGGGGTAGGGCGAACTGGCCGGTGAGCGGGCCGGGCGAGATGGCGCAGGCGTAGCGGTAGCCGGCGGTGCGGACGGCGTCGGCGGTGGCCCGGTCGACGCTGCCGTACGGGTAGCAGAAGCCGTGCACGCGGCGCCCGGTGAGCTCTTCGAGGAGGGCGTGGCTCTCCTCGATCTCGGCGCGGCGCCGCTCGGGGTCGAGGCGGGTGAGGTCGACGTGGGTGAGGCCGTGCGAGCCGATCTCCATGCCGGCGGCTGCGACGGCCCGGATGCCCTGCGCGGTGAGCAGGGGCTTGCGGGGGCCGTCGGCGTCCCAGGCGTTGTCGCCGCCGAGCCGGCCGGGCAGGACGAAGACGGTGGCGGCGCAGTCGTAGTGGCGCAGCAGGGGCAGGGCGTTCTCGGCGAAGTCGCCGTAGCCGTCGTCGAAGGTGAGGCCGACGAGTCCGCGTCCGGTGCCGCGGCGGCGGGCGTCGAGGAGCTGGCCGACGGTGACGCCGCGCAGGCCGCGGGAGCGCAGCCAGCGCAGTTGCTGCTTGAGGCGGGCGGGGGTGACGGTCACGTTGTAGGGGTCGTCGGCGCAGTCGTCCACCGAGTGGTACATCACCACCCAGGGCGAGCGTCCCGGCAGCAGGTCGCGCGGCCGGGACCGCGCCGGTTGCCGGAGCACGGTGTCAGCGGGCATGGCGGAGCTTTCTGGTCGCGGTGCGGACGGCGGGCGCGAAGGCCCTCACGTGCAGGGCCCACAGGAGGAGGCAGAAGACGGCGCAGCTCGCGAGGGCGCCGGCGGCGAGGGAGGCGACGGGGGCGGTGAAACGGTCCGCGCTCAGCAGCCCGGCCCCGGTGGCGGCGACGGCGGCGAGCACCGTCTTGCCGAGCTCGCGCAGCACGAGGGGCAGGCGTACGGGGATGCTGCGGCGGTCCATCGCGGTGAGCAGCAGGACGGCGGTGAAGGTGATGCCGAAGGCGTTGGCCGCGGCGATGCCGCCGACGCCCCAGGCGCCGACGGCCCAGGTGCCGGCGCCGGCGGTGAGGACCATGCCGGCGGCCATCGCGGCGACGGGGTACCAGGTGGCGCGGCCCGCGGAGAAGTAGGAGCGGACGAGGGCGCCGACCAGGCAGTGGCCGAGCAGGCCGAGCGAGTAGACGCGCATGACGGCCGCGGTCGTGGCGGTGTCCTCGGCGGTGAACGCACCGCGCTGGAAGAGGACTTCGACGATCTGCGGGGCGCACGCGAAGACGACGGCGGTGCCGAGCAGCACGATGCAGGCGGCGAGCGCGATGTCCCGCTCGACGCGGTCGCGGGCCCGCTCGGTGTCGCCGCGCGCGAGGGCCTTCGCGACGACGGGGAAGGTGACGGTGCACAGCATCAGCGACAGCACCATCGGCAACTGGGCGATCTTCTGGGCGTAGTTGAGGTGCGAGATGGCGCCGGAGGGCAGTTCGGAGGCGAGGAAGCGTTC
This window harbors:
- a CDS encoding polysaccharide deacetylase family protein gives rise to the protein MPADTVLRQPARSRPRDLLPGRSPWVVMYHSVDDCADDPYNVTVTPARLKQQLRWLRSRGLRGVTVGQLLDARRRGTGRGLVGLTFDDGYGDFAENALPLLRHYDCAATVFVLPGRLGGDNAWDADGPRKPLLTAQGIRAVAAAGMEIGSHGLTHVDLTRLDPERRRAEIEESHALLEELTGRRVHGFCYPYGSVDRATADAVRTAGYRYACAISPGPLTGQFALPRVFVGERDTPWRLELKRCVHPIRRRPWPTGEALHGEAGR
- a CDS encoding glycosyltransferase, producing the protein MRALHVITGLGAGGAEQQLRLLLRHLPGTHDVVTLTNPGQVADGLRQDGVRVADLRMAGNRDLGALPRLTRLVRTGRYDIVHTHLYRACLYGRIAARLAGVPGIVATEHSLGDTQIEGRPLTQGVRALYLAGERLGRATIAVSPAVAGRLHRWGVAPHRVHVVPNGVDVDRFAFDAGARATTRARYGLPPDAFVIGGVGRLVPGKRFGVLIEALAQLPDDVRLLLVGTGPEETALEAAARAAGVRDRVVFTGERPHTARTAAAGPDLPALFSAMDLLASPSTDEAFGLAVVEAQASGLPVVHVHCPALDDLPGARRPGDTVRVPCEAASFARETETARTRPPAPRTPARAALHYSIARSAARHLGVYEAALGAAPTPGVNTR